ACACATGATATATACTATATGCTCTTTGTTCCTTCCACAAGATCCAAAGTTGGTCCAAGCTTTCTCCAAGTGGAGTAATAGGTAATGATTGAGTTTCAAATTCTTTTGTCCTCCAGTTTCgaaatcttcaatttctttcgGCCCATTCAGCAAATCGTTCAAGAAGGATAAGATTTGCTTGCAATTTACGAATTGGACAAACAACGTACTTAAAGATAGATGGTCACACTGATTTATGTCAACATAAAAGCATgttcttgtaaaaaaaaacgataaaataattattcaatatttgcaaatatcttaaaaacaaTGGACCCATCGGTGTTgtgaaaccaaaaataaatgctaTCCAATCCAAACCCATGCAATGatagatatgttttttttggtaggctCCTCTACCTTATGTTTAAGTTGCCAATTCTATATACTTTGgaaataaaacgaaaaaaaaaaaagaagtcaaaCTATAAACATGTTAACGTACAAGTTTGATAtgaaagtcaacaaaattaCAGTAGagactctataaattaatactcgataaattaataaacacgataaattaataaattttgtcgGTCCCAAGTTGGgccaatataaaaattaatcaaaatcgataaaataataagataataatttttttaaaatccctatgtaaaattatagtcccaataatattataaattaataatcatagaTCTTAAGTATATATCTTAAgactaatttttatatgaaatttttgttcaaactaactctttttaaaatacaactGATATGATCTCTGTTGTACTCACATAACTATTTGCGTATTTGATCCGTCatagttgattttgtaaaatcttttatttgagaaagCATTGTTATGATTTGTGTAAAGAGAAACTGGATTAACTTTCATGTTTACGTTTACGTTCACGTTAATGTCGTAGATATACAGATACAAATCTTGacgaaaataaattaaaaaagtcaaattaaaataaaaacctaacataattatatatgcaaacaacaaagcatatagaaaattacattaaaaaatatttttaaaagaatatagTATTGTACTTTAcgtaaatatttctataaattaatatttattaacttatacgataaattaatatttattaatttagaggataaattaatatcactataaattaataaaatttcatggTCTCaccattattaatttatagagtttctactgtaATACTCTGAATtcttcttaccaaaaaaaaaaaaaaactagtacTCTGAATTCTTAGACTTGGTCTAGCCGACGATACACATACATCTTGGAGATGAACAAGAACGCAAAGAAAGCAATGGCCGTGAAAGCAGCGAGCAACCAATAAAAGTAATCCACATGGGCTCGGTTCAAGTTAGAGTTGAACCAGCCGTCTTTTCCCGTAGCCCAATCAATCAAACTGATGAGAAAACCACTCAAGAAGCTTGAAAGACCCATCGCACTCAGAGAAAGCGAGAGACCAATGCTCCTTAGCTCCGTTGGGACTTGGTCGTAGAAGAATTCTTGTGTTCCCACCATAGAGAACAGATCGATCATCCCGAGTAGCAAATACTGAGGGACGAACCACCATATGGACATTGGAACGGTCACGTCCGGCTTGTCCACTAGCCCGTGTTCCCTAGCGATTTTTAGCCGTTTTGATTCTACTAATGCAGCGAGCATCATATTGAAGACTGAAAGCACCATTCCAGCTCCTATCCTTTGGAGCATTGTGATCCCAAAAGGCTTTTTGGTAATCTTCCTAGCTATCGGGAGAAATACACGCTCATATAGGGGCACTGAGATGAGAATAGATACACCAACGAATGACAATAAAGAAGCCGCTGGAATTTCTACTCCCGGTAAGATTCTTCTGTCCACCGTGACCCCTTGCTTCGTGAAGAAAGTTATGTACTGAGCGTACGGAATCGTGCTCACCACGTATGTGATCCATATCGGAATAAGCCTTACCAAAGCCTTCGCGTCATCCACGTCCCTACCACTACATGGCTCAACACCTTCTCTTGAGATCATTGCTTTTGCTAGGAAACTTGTCACACAAGGTAAAGAAATTTACACTCAAAATTATGCCAAaagactaaaacaaaacacaaaatattcgAACTTACTTGAGCCGATCTTTACGTTTCTCGGACTGACCATCCTCCAATAGACCTTGATCCAATTCCAAACTAGAATGTTCTAACCTCAGTTTCCGATTCTTGAACGCAATAAC
This sequence is a window from Arabidopsis thaliana chromosome 1 sequence. Protein-coding genes within it:
- a CDS encoding Major facilitator superfamily protein, producing MICLGVEVAERFAYFGIACNLITYLTGPLGQSTAKAAVNVNTWSGTASILPILGAFVADAYLGRYRTIVVASLIYILGLGLLTLSASLIIMGLSKQRNDASAKPSIWVNTLFFCSLYLVAIGQGGHKPCVQAFGADQFDAEDPKEVIARGSFFNWWFLSLSAGISISIIVVAYVQENVNWAFGFGIPCLFMVMALAIFLLGRKIYRYPKGHHEEVNSSNTFARIGRVFVIAFKNRKLRLEHSSLELDQGLLEDGQSEKRKDRLNFLAKAMISREGVEPCSGRDVDDAKALVRLIPIWITYVVSTIPYAQYITFFTKQGVTVDRRILPGVEIPAASLLSFVGVSILISVPLYERVFLPIARKITKKPFGITMLQRIGAGMVLSVFNMMLAALVESKRLKIAREHGLVDKPDVTVPMSIWWFVPQYLLLGMIDLFSMVGTQEFFYDQVPTELRSIGLSLSLSAMGLSSFLSGFLISLIDWATGKDGWFNSNLNRAHVDYFYWLLAAFTAIAFFAFLFISKMYVYRRLDQV
- a CDS encoding Major facilitator superfamily protein (Major facilitator superfamily protein; FUNCTIONS IN: transporter activity; INVOLVED IN: oligopeptide transport; LOCATED IN: membrane; EXPRESSED IN: 17 plant structures; EXPRESSED DURING: 10 growth stages; CONTAINS InterPro DOMAIN/s: PTR2 family proton/oligopeptide symporter, conserved site (InterPro:IPR018456), Oligopeptide transporter (InterPro:IPR000109), Major facilitator superfamily, general substrate transporter (InterPro:IPR016196); BEST Arabidopsis thaliana protein match is: Major facilitator superfamily protein (TAIR:AT1G22550.1); Has 7774 Blast hits to 7634 proteins in 1454 species: Archae - 0; Bacteria - 4021; Metazoa - 491; Fungi - 475; Plants - 2200; Viruses - 0; Other Eukaryotes - 587 (source: NCBI BLink).) translates to MKIPEEEVALLEDYVSDSVDHRGFPAGKSSTGGWRSAWFIIGVEVAERFAYFGIACNLITYLTGPLGQSTAKAAVNVNTWSGTASILPILGAFVADAYLGRYRTIVVASLIYILGLGLLTLSASLIIMGLSKQRNDASAKPSIWVNTLFFCSLYLVAIGQGGHKPCVQAFGADQFDAEDPKEVIARGSFFNWWFLSLSAGISISIIVVAYVQENVNWAFGFGIPCLFMVMALAIFLLGRKIYRYPKGHHEEVNSSNTFARIGRVFVIAFKNRKLRLEHSSLELDQGLLEDGQSEKRKDRLNFLAKAMISREGVEPCSGRDVDDAKALVRLIPIWITYVVSTIPYAQYITFFTKQGVTVDRRILPGVEIPAASLLSFVGVSILISVPLYERVFLPIARKITKKPFGITMLQRIGAGMVLSVFNMMLAALVESKRLKIAREHGLVDKPDVTVPMSIWWFVPQYLLLGMIDLFSMVGTQEFFYDQVPTELRSIGLSLSLSAMGLSSFLSGFLISLIDWATGKDGWFNSNLNRAHVDYFYWLLAAFTAIAFFAFLFISKMYVYRRLDQV